The Flavobacteriales bacterium genome has a window encoding:
- a CDS encoding T9SS type A sorting domain-containing protein yields GSYTWTDGNTYTASNNTATQTLTSIQGCDSVVTLNLTINEYPSNSVSLNGLTMTSGEISSSDVSFQWIDCNNNAPISNETEQSYVAVENGNYAVIVNNSQCIDTSECVEINTVSVEALYKEQLITFYPNPIKENFTIRFNKTSSGIIRVYDILGEQVLSEVFTNVSSCNVALNLPSGNYFVKVKTNDQNAIMQFIKK; encoded by the coding sequence GTGGTTCATATACTTGGACTGATGGAAATACCTATACAGCTTCCAATAATACAGCTACGCAAACCTTAACTTCTATACAAGGGTGTGATTCTGTTGTGACGTTAAACTTAACAATCAACGAATACCCATCTAATTCGGTTAGCCTCAATGGATTAACAATGACATCTGGAGAAATCAGTTCTTCTGATGTAAGCTTCCAGTGGATTGATTGTAATAATAATGCCCCTATTAGCAACGAAACAGAACAAAGCTATGTCGCAGTTGAAAATGGAAATTACGCCGTTATTGTCAACAATAGTCAATGTATAGATACTTCAGAATGTGTAGAAATTAACACTGTTAGTGTTGAAGCATTATATAAAGAGCAATTAATAACGTTTTATCCTAACCCTATAAAAGAGAACTTTACTATTAGGTTTAACAAAACAAGCTCTGGAATAATTAGAGTTTATGATATTTTAGGAGAACAAGTTTTAAGTGAAGTATTTACCAATGTTAGCAGTTGTAATGTAGCACTTAACTTACCCTCTGGAAATTATTTTGTCAAAGTAAAAACTAATGATCAAAACGCTATAATGCAATTCATAAAAAAATAG
- a CDS encoding AraC family transcriptional regulator, translated as MNEQFILYKPRSKKLRAYIKDYYFHKDYNKSKTKKIVYYPTIYTGLTIYKSSKVLFISPSHSIAIPDEHTDYFYCFTSAYYQAGTAEIRPPFQKIGIVFEPFGINQFIEHQSLFQLTKGKSICMMNYFKQQMDMIIGELFSEISDLKKIEILDEYFERQFLLNDCKIIKQAIAFIEHSPSKPKVNELAQHLNIHRRTLLRNFRTHLNCSIQNYIKAYQFRKAFNYYLNAIKKPSLIDLSYQFNYYDQAEFNKQFKTLAGASPKTIFSNIRKLAQNDYFWKIE; from the coding sequence ATGAATGAGCAATTTATTTTATATAAGCCCAGAAGTAAAAAACTAAGGGCTTATATTAAAGACTATTATTTTCATAAAGATTATAATAAAAGTAAGACAAAAAAAATTGTGTATTATCCGACTATATATACAGGGTTAACCATCTATAAATCTTCTAAAGTTCTATTTATTTCTCCCTCTCACTCTATAGCTATACCAGACGAACATACAGATTATTTTTATTGTTTTACATCAGCATATTACCAAGCTGGCACAGCTGAAATTCGACCTCCTTTTCAAAAAATAGGTATTGTATTTGAACCTTTTGGTATTAATCAGTTTATAGAGCATCAATCACTCTTTCAACTAACCAAAGGGAAAAGTATTTGTATGATGAATTATTTTAAACAACAAATGGATATGATAATTGGCGAACTGTTTAGTGAAATAAGTGACCTAAAAAAAATAGAAATTTTAGATGAATATTTTGAACGTCAGTTTTTGTTAAATGATTGTAAAATTATTAAACAAGCTATAGCTTTTATAGAACATTCACCTAGCAAACCAAAAGTCAATGAATTGGCTCAACACCTAAATATACATCGAAGAACATTATTAAGGAATTTTAGAACCCATTTAAACTGCTCTATTCAGAACTATATTAAAGCCTATCAATTCAGAAAAGCGTTTAATTATTACCTAAACGCTATTAAAAAGCCCTCATTAATAGATCTCTCATATCAATTCAATTATTATGATCAAGCTGAATTTAACAAACAATTTAAAACTTTAGCTGGAGCCTCTCCAAAAACTATTTTTAGTAATATACGAAAACTAGCCCAAAACGATTATTTTTGGAAAATAGAATAA
- the speB gene encoding agmatinase, which translates to MNRRYAGIPDEYAGYTTSKVVILPVPYDETSTWQKGADKGPEAFLEASENMELYDIETDSEVYQQGVFLADSVVEKSSPEEMVEAVYQVTKKHLNNNKMVTVIGGEHSVAIGAIRAYNEKFENLTVLQLDAHADLRKEYEGSTCNHACALYEASQTTNLIQLGIRSMDSSEKAVMKKEQVFFAHNFRADQHWQEKAVNLMTNNVYITIDLDAFDPAIVPATGTPEPGGLYWNETLQFLKKVFKEKNVVGFDIVELCPNEIEKSSDFLMAKLYYKLLSYKYVL; encoded by the coding sequence ATGAATAGAAGATATGCAGGGATACCAGATGAGTATGCAGGATATACAACTTCTAAAGTTGTTATTTTACCTGTTCCTTATGATGAAACGAGTACTTGGCAAAAAGGTGCAGATAAAGGTCCTGAAGCATTTTTAGAAGCCTCTGAAAACATGGAACTTTATGATATAGAAACCGATTCTGAAGTGTATCAGCAGGGTGTCTTTTTAGCAGATTCTGTAGTTGAAAAATCATCTCCAGAAGAAATGGTTGAAGCTGTATATCAGGTAACTAAAAAACATTTGAACAATAACAAAATGGTTACGGTAATAGGAGGGGAGCATTCTGTGGCTATAGGGGCTATAAGAGCATACAATGAAAAATTCGAAAACTTAACGGTTTTACAATTGGATGCCCATGCCGACTTAAGAAAAGAATATGAGGGCTCTACTTGTAATCATGCATGTGCTTTATACGAAGCTAGCCAAACAACCAATTTGATTCAATTGGGAATACGAAGTATGGATAGTTCGGAAAAGGCTGTAATGAAAAAAGAGCAAGTCTTTTTTGCTCATAATTTTAGAGCGGATCAACATTGGCAAGAAAAAGCCGTTAATTTAATGACCAACAATGTTTATATCACCATAGATTTAGATGCGTTTGATCCTGCCATTGTTCCAGCTACTGGTACACCAGAACCAGGAGGCTTATATTGGAATGAAACCCTACAATTTTTAAAGAAAGTGTTTAAAGAAAAAAACGTCGTAGGTTTTGATATCGTAGAATTGTGTCCCAATGAAATAGAAAAATCTTCAGATTTTTTAATGGCTAAGTTATACTATAAGTTGTTAAGTTATAAGTATGTTTTATAG
- a CDS encoding arginine decarboxylase, protein MNTKYNDLIQQTFDFPQDEFSVNNGELSFHGIDLLNLVKRYGLPLKFSYLPKISTNIQQAKKWFQEAFEQHNYQGQYYYCYCTKSSHFKPVIEEVLKNDTHIETSSAFDIDIVLKLYKANQLQQSDYIICNGFKRDLYIQKIAGLINEGFTNCIPVIDNYEELGLIQSETKRPFKVGIRIASEEEPKFAFYTSRLGIGYKNIVDYYQRAIENNPQVELKMLHFFINTGIKDNAYYWNELTKCLKVYTALKKICPTLDSLNIGGGFPIKNSLAFHYDYAYMVNEIIGLIKATCEEEGVAEPNIFTEFGSYTVGESAGAIYEVLYQKQQNDKEKWNMINSSFITTLPDSWAINKRFIMLPINRWDTHYERVLLGGLTCDSDDYYNSEQHINAIYLPKYKKEAPLYLGFFNTGAYQETIGGYGGLQHCLIPQPQHIMIYKDKEGKQQDYLFKEEQKAADFLKILGYE, encoded by the coding sequence ATGAATACAAAATATAACGATCTAATACAACAAACATTTGACTTCCCACAGGATGAATTTAGTGTAAATAATGGAGAGCTTTCATTTCATGGAATTGATTTATTGAATCTAGTGAAACGTTATGGACTACCGCTAAAATTTAGTTATTTACCCAAAATCTCAACCAATATTCAGCAAGCAAAAAAATGGTTTCAGGAAGCATTTGAGCAACATAATTATCAAGGTCAATATTATTATTGTTATTGCACTAAAAGCTCCCATTTTAAACCTGTAATAGAGGAAGTTTTAAAAAATGATACACATATTGAAACGTCCTCTGCATTTGATATTGATATCGTGCTAAAATTATATAAAGCTAATCAACTACAACAATCAGATTATATCATTTGCAATGGTTTTAAAAGAGATTTATACATCCAAAAGATCGCAGGACTAATTAATGAAGGCTTTACCAATTGTATTCCTGTTATTGATAATTATGAAGAGTTAGGGTTAATTCAATCTGAAACTAAACGACCTTTTAAGGTTGGAATTAGAATTGCTTCTGAGGAGGAACCTAAATTTGCTTTTTATACCAGTAGATTAGGAATAGGCTATAAAAATATTGTGGACTATTACCAACGTGCAATAGAAAATAATCCACAAGTGGAGTTAAAAATGTTGCATTTCTTTATCAATACAGGAATAAAAGATAATGCTTATTACTGGAATGAATTGACCAAATGTTTAAAAGTATATACCGCATTAAAAAAAATATGCCCGACCTTAGATAGCCTTAATATAGGAGGAGGCTTTCCAATCAAAAACTCGCTGGCATTTCATTATGATTATGCTTATATGGTTAATGAAATTATTGGGCTAATTAAAGCTACTTGTGAGGAAGAAGGGGTTGCGGAACCTAATATATTTACGGAATTTGGGTCTTACACAGTTGGTGAAAGTGCAGGTGCTATTTATGAAGTACTTTATCAAAAACAACAGAATGATAAAGAGAAATGGAATATGATTAATTCTTCTTTTATTACCACCTTACCTGATAGTTGGGCGATCAATAAACGTTTTATTATGTTGCCTATCAACCGTTGGGATACTCATTATGAAAGAGTGCTGTTGGGAGGGCTAACTTGCGATAGCGATGATTACTATAATTCTGAGCAACACATTAATGCGATTTACCTTCCCAAATATAAAAAAGAAGCCCCGCTTTATCTTGGCTTTTTTAATACGGGAGCTTATCAAGAAACGATAGGAGGGTATGGAGGATTACAACACTGTTTAATTCCTCAACCCCAACATATCATGATCTATAAAGATAAGGAGGGGAAACAACAAGATTATTTGTTTAAAGAAGAACAAAAAGCAGCTGATTTTTTAAAGATTTTAGGGTATGAATAG
- the ftsH gene encoding ATP-dependent zinc metalloprotease FtsH has protein sequence MANKQNSKKPTFNFYWIYAIIAVILISLTFVQSDGGIRSTTQQEFREVMLKGNDVERVDLVDRTIAHVTIKPESLKKEFYQNKFKAKRPLLGGGGNSGPHFQFRVLNSENFSKQLVEWGQESSYGIKYDAYETNKLGQEIFSWLIFFGIMLAIWMFIMRRVTGGGMGGGSQIFNVGKSRAKMFGSQGESTNTTFKDVAGLEGAKEEIKEIVDFLKNPKKYTELGAKIPKGALLVGPPGTGKTLLAKAVAGEAKVPFFSLSGSDFVEMFVGVGASRVRDLFKQAKEKSPSIIFIDEIDAIGRARGKNPNMGSNDERENTLNQLLTEMDGFGTNSGVIILAATNRVDVLDKALLRAGRFDRQIFADMPDLNERRAIFDVHLKPLKIAADLDRDFLARQTPGFSGADIANLCNEAALIAARKKKKVIEKQEFLDAVDRIIGGLEKKNKIISPEEKRAIAIHEAGHATVSWMCEYANPLVKVTIVPRGRSLGAAWYLPEERQITTTEQILDEMCAALGGRAAEYVAFGKVSTGALSDLEKVTKQAHAMVSIYGLNEKVGNVSYYNMGDGFTKPFSERTAALMDEEVKKITDIQYQRAIAILTEHKDKLNLLADKLIEKEVIFKEDLELIFGKRPFDKEAVETKETKEEVEAEEVKLQNPEVENTVDEVEAQQSEEATNQDEENKEE, from the coding sequence ATGGCAAATAAACAAAATTCAAAAAAACCGACATTCAATTTTTATTGGATATATGCGATTATCGCAGTAATCTTAATTTCACTAACATTTGTTCAATCAGATGGAGGGATTAGAAGTACTACACAACAAGAGTTCAGAGAAGTAATGCTGAAAGGCAACGATGTAGAACGTGTTGATCTGGTAGATAGAACAATTGCTCATGTAACAATTAAACCTGAAAGTTTAAAAAAAGAGTTTTATCAAAATAAGTTTAAAGCGAAAAGACCGCTATTAGGCGGTGGAGGAAATAGTGGACCACATTTTCAATTTAGAGTATTGAATAGTGAAAACTTTTCTAAACAATTGGTAGAATGGGGACAAGAGTCTAGCTACGGAATTAAGTATGATGCTTATGAAACCAATAAATTAGGACAAGAAATTTTTAGTTGGTTAATCTTCTTCGGAATTATGTTAGCGATATGGATGTTTATCATGCGTAGAGTTACTGGCGGAGGAATGGGAGGTGGCTCTCAAATTTTCAACGTTGGAAAATCAAGAGCTAAGATGTTTGGTTCACAAGGAGAAAGTACCAATACTACATTTAAAGATGTAGCAGGATTAGAAGGGGCTAAAGAAGAAATTAAAGAAATTGTAGACTTTCTTAAAAACCCTAAGAAATATACAGAGCTTGGAGCTAAAATTCCTAAAGGTGCACTACTTGTAGGTCCTCCAGGTACAGGAAAAACATTATTGGCTAAAGCTGTTGCAGGAGAAGCTAAAGTTCCTTTCTTTTCTCTTTCAGGATCTGATTTTGTTGAAATGTTTGTCGGTGTTGGAGCCTCACGTGTACGTGATTTGTTTAAACAAGCCAAAGAAAAATCTCCAAGTATTATTTTTATAGATGAGATTGATGCAATTGGTAGAGCAAGAGGGAAGAATCCTAACATGGGATCTAATGATGAACGGGAGAATACATTGAATCAGTTGTTAACTGAAATGGATGGTTTTGGAACCAATAGTGGAGTTATTATTTTGGCTGCAACCAATAGAGTAGATGTATTGGATAAAGCCTTATTGAGAGCTGGACGTTTTGATCGTCAAATATTTGCTGATATGCCAGATTTAAATGAGCGTAGAGCTATATTTGATGTACACCTTAAACCATTAAAAATTGCAGCAGATTTAGATCGTGACTTTTTAGCTAGACAAACTCCTGGATTTAGTGGAGCTGATATTGCAAATCTTTGTAATGAAGCCGCATTAATTGCTGCTCGTAAAAAGAAAAAAGTAATCGAAAAACAGGAATTCTTAGATGCTGTTGACCGTATTATAGGTGGATTAGAGAAAAAGAATAAAATTATTAGCCCAGAGGAAAAACGTGCTATTGCCATTCATGAAGCTGGACACGCTACAGTGAGTTGGATGTGTGAATATGCTAATCCATTGGTAAAGGTAACTATCGTCCCAAGGGGAAGAAGTTTAGGTGCGGCTTGGTACTTACCAGAAGAACGTCAAATTACAACTACTGAGCAAATTTTAGATGAGATGTGCGCTGCATTAGGTGGTAGAGCAGCTGAGTATGTAGCGTTTGGAAAAGTATCTACAGGAGCGTTAAGTGATCTTGAAAAAGTAACGAAACAAGCACATGCCATGGTATCAATCTATGGACTAAATGAAAAAGTCGGTAATGTCTCTTATTACAATATGGGAGATGGGTTTACCAAACCATTTAGTGAACGAACTGCAGCCTTAATGGATGAAGAGGTTAAGAAAATTACCGATATTCAATATCAAAGAGCAATAGCTATTTTAACTGAGCATAAGGATAAATTAAATTTATTAGCTGATAAGCTAATTGAAAAAGAGGTTATCTTTAAAGAGGACTTAGAACTGATTTTTGGAAAGAGACCATTTGATAAGGAAGCTGTTGAAACAAAGGAAACAAAAGAAGAAGTGGAAGCTGAGGAGGTGAAACTTCAAAATCCTGAAGTTGAAAATACAGTTGATGAGGTTGAAGCGCAACAATCAGAAGAGGCAACCAATCAAGATGAGGAAAATAAAGAAGAATAA
- the rsfS gene encoding ribosome silencing factor — MSVNNEASSVLLKEEVIKGMQELKAKNIVCIDLRGIPGAVSDFFVVCHGDSHTQVESISKSIYDVVLDDIGEKPWHQEGKQNAEWVLLDYVDVVAHVFYKDSREFYNIEGLWGDAEIEVISEDE; from the coding sequence ATGAGTGTAAATAATGAAGCAAGTTCTGTATTACTAAAAGAAGAAGTAATTAAAGGTATGCAGGAACTAAAAGCTAAAAATATAGTGTGTATTGATTTGAGAGGTATTCCAGGAGCAGTTTCTGACTTTTTTGTTGTTTGTCATGGTGATTCGCATACACAGGTTGAATCTATTTCTAAGTCGATTTATGACGTAGTTTTAGATGATATTGGAGAGAAGCCTTGGCACCAAGAAGGAAAACAAAATGCTGAGTGGGTACTATTAGATTATGTAGATGTGGTTGCTCATGTATTTTATAAGGATTCAAGAGAATTTTATAACATTGAGGGCTTGTGGGGAGATGCAGAAATAGAAGTTATTTCTGAAGATGAATAA
- a CDS encoding class I SAM-dependent methyltransferase encodes MEWFETWFDSKYYHILYKNRDDEEAQAFIDVLLDAIGLEDGSNILDLACGKGRHSIYLSSLGYRVKGVDLSVNSIEAAQSNEHENLSFEVKDMRTPFTEDEYDLVANLFTSFGYFDDINDNLKVLNSIETMMNEDGHFVIDFMNVEKVLRTLVSAEEKEIDGVLFQIKRQHLDGYIVKDITVIDGDKTFEFQEKVQALTIDNFKELIAKTDLIVDHFYGSYDLTIFDADTSDRLIIVGTKW; translated from the coding sequence ATGGAATGGTTTGAAACTTGGTTTGATTCTAAGTATTATCATATACTCTATAAAAATAGAGACGATGAAGAAGCGCAAGCTTTTATAGATGTTTTACTTGATGCAATTGGACTTGAAGATGGTTCAAACATATTGGATTTAGCCTGTGGTAAAGGAAGACATTCTATTTATCTCTCGAGTTTAGGTTATCGTGTTAAAGGAGTTGATTTATCCGTTAACAGTATTGAAGCCGCTCAAAGTAATGAACACGAAAACCTCAGCTTTGAAGTAAAAGATATGCGTACTCCTTTTACCGAAGATGAATATGATTTAGTAGCAAATTTATTTACAAGTTTTGGTTATTTTGATGATATCAATGATAATCTAAAAGTCTTGAACAGCATAGAAACCATGATGAATGAGGACGGGCATTTTGTCATTGATTTTATGAATGTCGAAAAAGTTCTTCGTACATTGGTTTCAGCAGAAGAAAAAGAGATTGACGGCGTTTTATTTCAAATCAAACGTCAACACCTTGACGGGTATATTGTTAAAGACATCACTGTAATAGATGGTGATAAAACCTTTGAGTTTCAGGAAAAAGTACAAGCCTTAACTATCGATAATTTTAAAGAATTAATTGCTAAAACCGATTTAATTGTTGATCATTTTTATGGTAGTTATGACCTCACGATATTTGATGCTGATACTTCTGATCGCTTAATTATTGTTGGTACTAAATGGTAA